One Aegilops tauschii subsp. strangulata cultivar AL8/78 chromosome 2, Aet v6.0, whole genome shotgun sequence genomic window, CTTGTTCAGAGAAATGTGTCTGCTATGGAAATGTTGGTTAAGACTTGTGTTCTACAGTTCTATAATACTCCCACCGCGCTTCCTTTGTTCAGACATATGTCCATCAAATGCAATTTAGGAAAGACAGATCTGCCAATGTCTAAGACTTCTCATGTTTTGCTCCTTGCCTTTTTTTTGCATGCTTGCATAGTTTCTTCAAGCATTCCTTGGTACCACCAAAAGAGACTCAAAATCATGGTTGCTGCACAACTCAAATTTTCATCGGGAGTTGATCTCCCTTGAGACcatttattttctgttttgtttGGCCAGCACAATTTGTTTGCAATAGATGCAAGGTTTTTTACACACGCAGCACTGGTAACTAACTGTACATACAATTTATACAATCTCAAAGCAAGCCGGAGCAGTTTCTGTTGTTCCAATCTATAAAACAACAAAACATGAAGTATGTGCTATCTGGAGTTGTCCTGAAAAGAAGATATAATTCCAGCTGTCAGTACGATGACAGAGATGACAAGGCTGAACTTATTTCTACATATATTTAGTAGTTCCGATGTAATATACCCGCGTATCTGTTGTGGAGGAATCGTCTAAGATCCTTGCTTCAGATTTCTCGTTCGAGTAACTACCAAACAAGAAGACACAGTTTAGTAATCTTGCATGCATAATGAAGTTTGTTAGCATGAGTAATTTTGTGAAATCAAATATGAAAGCACGATCAGGCTTACGTTGACAAGATGGTGACCCAGATTATCTCGACACAGTCGACCCAGAGAAGTCTATGTTCGACAGGAACCACACCATATGTAATTAAGTGTGCGAATGGCCACAGCTTCCATCCAGCCTGCAATTACAATTTAGATAGATCAACACTTTCAGCTTTGTAACAATGAGTAGCAAGATAAATAAAATGGGCAAAAGGTAATATACAATACTCTTATATTGCGGTACAACTAATCTTATCAATCACATTGCACTTTGTTTCCATTATCACTCATCCACATCCCCAAATTCTTTCACAATGGTGTATCAGATCAGATTTTTATGTATCTGCACCTTATTTAGTTAATTTACACCCGTTAACACACACCTGTAGTTTCTAGTGTACCTAACTAAAAGGCCTGAAGAAAATCCTACGTGTCAATAAATGAAGAATGAAGAGGCAAAATGCATCTCGCCGCTGTATTAATTCGCTCTACGCTGTACATTTTCTAACTGAATAACCGGTAGTATACCATGAACCTAACATACAGTCCCAGTGTTCAAAGATACTTAGTTTGGCACAACCACATAGGCATAAATAATTCACAATTCAAAAGATGACTGATGCTTACAGTAAGCATGGGGAAGAAGGTGGACTTGAGCTCGCTGAATATGGTGGACGGAGATTCCCACCGAAGGAATCCCAAGGCGACGAAGTAGATGGTGTTCCACAGCCCAGACCAAGCTGTCTGATCAAATGCAGCCTTGACAGGTACAGCCCACCAATCCTTGCACGGAAACACCGACTGATGCAAGAAAGTGGATGCATTCATGTCAGTTACCTCATCAACATCACATAAACTTGTACGGGTGAGCTAAGTATGTATGACCACAATGGGTACCTCGCAGAGATTGTAGTAGTAGTGGGAAAGAGATCCCTGAAGGGTGAACCCTATGAGGCCAGACCGGAACATGCGAGCACGGTCAAACTCGAAGATGGGCTTCCCTTCGTAACACTGTAATATATAGCAGGGGCAACACAAACAACAAGAACATAATTAGCTATTGCAGCAGCAGAAAGGGGATGTAAAACAGTGAGTCAGCGAGGGGGAATTGGACTGGCACGCACCTGGGCTATCCAGTCGCCGAGGGAATAGACGATGCCACTGATCATCATCTTAACAAGAAGCGGATTGGCCTTGAGGGCCTCCTCGTACGCCGACCAGTTGTGCTGTGGCATGTACCGCAGGATCTCCAAGATAGTCCACCCCTGCACCAAATCCAATCCAAGCAAGAAAACAAATGTTAATCATCACGAACGAACCCCCAAAATCGAGATTATGGCTAGTTATTAGCAGAAGAGAAGAGGCAGTTTTGGCTGGTATCAATCGAGGAGGTCCTTACATGCCAGTACTCCTGGTCGACGGTGAGGAGCTTGGTGAGCGCGAAGGTGATGGCGCCGAGCACGATGGCCGCGTTGATGCCGCGGTCGAGCATCGTgtggccgccgccgcctccgctgcCGCCAGGGGCGCCCTGGAAGGCGAGGCCCTCCGGCAGCTCCTCGAGCAGCCCCGCCGGCACCAGCCCGTCCAGCTCGccggccggctccgccgaggcacAGGCGCGGCGGAGGCGCCTGGAGGATCCCGCCAGGCGGACGAGAGACGGCGCGGCGGTGTAGGCGGAGAGGGGGTTGCAGGGGAGCCGCCTGCATGCGGGGGAGAAGGCCACGGACGCCGCCATCGCTGCTGCTCTAGCCCCGCAGCCAAGCTGCACAGGCACGCGCGCGCGCGCTGAGGCTGGTTGGCTCTCAAAAAAAAGACATTGGTGTTTTAGCCTTTGCTTCCGACCGATGCTTTTCTTTTCGCGCGGTTTTATCCGCCGGGGCTGCGGGGCAAGTGTCTGCGACCGCGTGAAGATTGTGGTTCTCTCGCGGCCGCTCCATCCTGTGGAGGAGGGAAGTCGGCAGCTTGCTGCGTGCCGGCCCGCGGTAGGCAAAATGATTCCCGATGGACGATTTTGTGGTGCAGGTGCGTGTTGAACTCGGCCAAACCACGAGGTCCACGACAGGGTATCCAGGATACGTACGTGGAGAGATGGAGCCCGGTGGAGATTCCACGCCTCCGGTGCCTGCTTCTGTGGCCATTCTCTTCTCCGTCTCATAAATTGATTTTCCCCGTGTTGGAATTGTAAAACCCACATGACATGTTTTCGTCTTTTTTGTGTGGCCAATATGTTGTGGAAGAGAGAGAGGCCTTGGCCAATATGTTGTGGCGCATCACCAGCCAGCGGTTCTTGACCGGTCTCAGATGAGCGCACTTTGGCCGGTACACGAATGCGCATCATGGATTTCTCCACACTTTTTGACAACTATGGCAGACCTACCTGGTGGACAATGGTTCCATGGAGTTGGCGCGTGTTGCTTGCTTGTACACCGAGCTGACAACACATATTTGTTACTTActtagtttttcttttctttgagAAAGGACTGAAACCCATGTTCTCTACCTCGACCGATGCACACAGCCCTTGATTAATTATTATTGCAACATTTTACAACAATCCATAAATGTCCTGGTGTGTTTTGATGATGTTCGGGAATTTTTTTTTTGATAAAAGAGAGTGCCCTCTCCAATTTCCATTAATAGAAATCATCTAGTCTTACAACTAAGAGTGATGTTCGGGATATGGTCGTCTTGTATGTTTATTTGGCGAATTTGGCAACTCCGTTCAGACTTGGTGCATGGCAAGGAAGTACGTCCTCCTGAATTTCTTGACAGTTATAtaaaatcgaccaaccaagcgagGAGGTACACTACTGATGAAATCATAAAAGGGAAGATGCCTATGGATGTTGCCCACGTTATACCTGAGGCGAAGTGCTCTGTACCGGCCCTGTCGTGGCCACCTCCACCACCGGACCGAGTGGCGTTGTCTGTGGACGGGTCCTtcttcactactagggaaaagcctagcagtagcgcgggtctaATGCCTATCAATAGCGCGGGGAGCGGCACTACTGATACAACGCTACAGCTAACGTTTAGCAGTAGCGTGGCTTgacacacgctactgctatacctacttagcagtagcgcttcccTTACCAGCGCTACTGACGGCCtcatctatgccgacgggggcTGTCTGCATAAATGGACATATCCTGAGGGCCTAGGTCAGGCCGTAGGCGtagaaaagccgtcggcataTGTCCATGTATGTCGACGGGGGACGTCGGCATATTACGGCTGTCGGGACCGCTCGCGGTACGCctacgggggccgtcggcatatcaAGGGCTATCGGCATAGGCCGGGCCCGGCTACCCGGTCAGCGGCGACCGTTTGATGGCGTCCGACCTACGCCGACGGGTGCTAAtggcggccgtcggcatagatttgcTGACATCACTGATCTGCGCCGTCTCCACGTCACCGATCCGAGGCGAAAGGGGGTGCGTGGTGTGGCAGAGGTATGCCGAGGGCATAGCCGTCGGCGTAGGCCTAGCCCATGGCCTCTGCCACGTCATCAATCCGCGTGCTTGGCCACCTCATCGATCCAGGGCATCATCGCTCCGTGTGCGCAGCTATGCCGACTGCCGTCGGCATAGAATTTGTCCCAATTTTTCcatattttatttattattttctttttttcaCAACATAAATGTGCCTTATCTAAACAAAATACATACCCCAATGGTATATCGATTGCCCACTCACGGACGTCGCTGCCGCCGTGTCACGGAGGGGGGAAACGATCGACACGGAGGGAATCTGGTTAGAGGGGGAATCATGCGCGTCGGGTCGAGCTGGAGCGAATCTAGTGGCTGGTTGGGTCCAGACCCCGTTCGGGGATGTTGCTATGGGCTGACCTATCGCAACCAGGTGGAAGAGTCCACTGGTCAAACCCCGTCTGGCGAAAGTAAAGGCTAGATCATCAAGTCAACTGGGCTAGGGTTTAGTCCGGTTTGGTGGCCTTCAGGGTGTAGCTATGCCACCGGAACATCGCACGGGTCCTGATGCATGTGTGAAAGTGATGtggcatgcgtagacgcccgtcttggggctCCATGGTTAGGCCCCCCACCCCTCCACGGACGGCAATGCCGCCGTCACTTGGAGGGGGGAATCGTGCGGGTACGGTAGAACCGGTGGGAATCTAGTGGTGGGTTGGGTCCAGACCGTGTGCGGGgatgttcctatgggctgacctatcaCAACCAGGTGGAAGAGTTCATTGGTCGaagcatcattttcttttatttttacatggagcgtcattttcttcaACTGGGATTcggggttgatacgtctccaatgtatctataattttgattgttccatgctattatattatccatcttggatgttttatatgctattttatatgatttttgggactaacctattaacctagggcccagtgccagtttttgttttttcttgtttttgagaTATACAGAAAacgaataccaaacggagtccaattgatctgaaaatttacggagattatttttggaccagaagaagcccatggagcatcgaagatggaccagaagagtcccgaggacaccacgagggtggagggcgtgcccctaCCTCATGGCTGCCTCGTGGACCCTCCACagttgttcccgacgccaacacctcttatatatacccaaacttccagaacaaaacgaagatcgggagttccgccgccgcaatctgctgtagccaccaaaaaccaatcgggaccctgttctggcaccctgccggatggggaatccatcaccggtggccatcttcatcatcccggcgctcttcatgacgagggagtagttcaccctcggggctgagggtatgtaccagtagctatgtgtttgatctctctctctctctctctctctctctctctctctctctcgtgttcttgatatggcacgatcttgatgtaccgtgagctttgctattatagtcgGATCTTATGATTCTTCTCctcctctaccttcttgtaatggattgagttttccctttgaagttatcttatcggactgatgaatgtcttgcatgtgcttatctgtggtgataatgggttattcacgtgatccacttgatgtatgttttggtgatcaacttgcgggttctgtgaccttgtgaacttatgcataggggttggcacacgttttcgtcttgactatctggtagaaactttggggcactctttgaagttctttgtgttggtttgaatagatgaatctgagattgtgtgatgcatatcgtataatcaaacctgcggatacttgtggtgacattggagtatctaggtgacattagggttttggttgatgtgtgtcttaaggtgttattttactacaaactctagggttgtttgtgacacttataggaatagcccaatggattgattggaaagaataactttgaggtggtttcgtaccctacaataatctcttcgtttgttctccgctattactgactttggagtgactatttcttgcacattgagggattgttatatgatctaattctGTTACCATTTTCAAGAGAACtagcactagtgaaagtatgaaccctaggccttgttatgaagcattgcaataccgttttcgctcacttttatcgcttgctacttgttgtttttatattttcagattacaaaaacctatatctaccatccatattgcacttgtatcaccatctcttcgccgaactagtgcacctacacaatttgccattgtattgggtgtgttggggacacaagagactctttctTATTTGGTTGCACAGTTGTttcagagagaccatcttcatcctacgcctcccacggattgataaaccttaggtcatccacttgagggaaatttgctactgtcctagaaaactctgcacttggaggcccaacaacgtctacaaggaataagttgtgtagtagacatcaagggtGGCCTTCGGGGTGTAGCTATGGCACCGAAACATCGGATGGGTCCTTATGCATGTGTGAAAGTGTCGTGGCATGCGTAGATGCCCTTCTTGGGCACCTGGGTGTGGACCACCTCCACGGACGGTTGTGTCGTCGTCACTTGGAGGGGGGAATCATGTGCGTTGGGTCGAGCCGGAGCGAATCTAGTGGCTGGTTAGGTCCAGACCCTATTCGGGGATGTTGCTATGTGCCGACCTATCGCTACACGGTGGAAGAGTCCACTGGTAAAAGCCCGTCCGGCGATATTCAAAGGGCTAGGTCTCCTGGTTAACTGGGATTCGGGGTGGCCTTCGGGGTGTAGCTTcatgcgtctccaacgtatctataatttttcattgttccatgctgttatattatcattcttggatgttttacaatcattttatagtcatttcatatcattttttggtactaacctattgacatagtgccaagtgccagttgctgttttctgcatattttttacatcgcaggaaatcaatatcagacggagttcAAATGCCACGCAActttatgatgattttttatggaccaaaaggaagaagttgggccctggttgcacctggggggagtcccgaggatgggacaacccactagggcgcgccaggaggcccaggtgcgccttggtgtgttgtgcccacctcgggtgcccccgtaccgcctctttgctctataaataccccaatattctagaaaccctaggggagtcgacaaaatattcatccagtcaccgcagagtccagaaccaccagatccaatctagacaccatcatggaggggttcaccacttccattggtgcctctccgatgatgcgtgagtagttctttgtagacctacggttCCGTATTTAGTAGCTagattcctctctctctcttgattatcAATATAATGgtatcttggagatccatatgatgtaaagtcttttggcggtgtgtttgttgggatccgatgaactttgagtttatgatcagatctatgtttttatccatgaaagttatttgagtcttctttgatctcttatatgcatgattgcttatagcctcgtatatcttctccgatatttgggttttgtttggccaacttgatctatttatcttgcaatgggaagaggtgctttgtagtgggttcgatcttacggtgcttgatcccagtgacagaaagggaaccgacacgtatatATCAtttattaaggataacaagatgagatctatatctgccgcaatagataaacggatctcgtctacatcatgtcatcgttcttattgcattactctgttttctcatgaacttaatacactagatgcatgctggatagcggtcgatgtgtggagtaatagtagtagatgcaggcaggagtcggtctactaatcttggacatgatgcctatataatgatcattgtctggatatcgtcatgattatttgaagttctatcaattgcccaacagtaattgttttcccaccgtttgctatttttctcgagagaagccactagtgaaacctacggcccccgggtatCTTTTCAtcatatttgccttgcgatctactttttccttgcgtttattttcagatctattaaaccaaaaatacaaaaataccttgctgcaatttattctaatttattttatttggcgttcgatctgtCAATGTACTACAAATTTACATCACGtcctttgcctatcttgaggcgctgtaccacgaaagggattgacaatccctttaacacgtcgggttgcgaggtgttgttctttgtgtgcagggattgtttacattgtgttgcttggttctcctactggttcgataaccttggtttcatatctgagggaaatacctaccgctgttgtgctgcatcatcccttcctctttggggaaataccgacatagcttcaagcgacatcaaaaggaatttctggcgccgttgccggggaggatcttcaacatcaaccaggttcctaatcacaaatctcatctccctgCAATTTACATAATTTGCCATTTtgctctcgttttcctctcccccacttcacaaaaatttgtcgttttcttcgcccctctttttccgttcgccgttttcttgccgtatctgtttttgagtgcaatcttgttgtgtggtcatcatgagtCAAGAGAACACCAAACTATGTGacttctcaaataccaacaacaatgattttattggcactccgcttgctcctctcgccactagtgcggagacttgtgatattaatacttctttgctgaatcttgttacgaaagaccaattttctggtactcctaatgaggataccgcgtcccatcttaataccttcatggaattatgcgacatgcaaaagaaaaaagatgtggacaatgatgtggtcaagatgaaattatttccgttttctttgcgtgattctgcaaaaatttggttctcttctttgcctcgcaatagtatcgattcttggaataagtgcaaagatgcttttatcactaagtattttcctcccgcaaaaatcATTTCCCTTAGATctcagatcatgaatttcaagcaacttgaacatgagcatgttgcacaatcttgggaaaggatgaaaatgatgctagggaattgcccaactcatgggttaaatctttggatgatcatacaaaatttttatgcggggttgaattttgtttctcgtaatcttttagattccgccgtggGTGGTAATTTTATGTAAATTAccttgggtgaagccaccaaattgcttgataatattatgtcaaattattcacaatggcataccgaaagggctcctactagtaaaaaagttaattcggttgaagaaatttctgctttgagtgaaaaagttgatgctcttatgaattggttgctagtaaaagtgctcctattgattttaacgatatgcctttgtctactttgattgagcaaaatagtgatgccatagatgtgaattttatttctcgcaataatttcaacaacaatgcttatagagctaattttaatcctaggccttttcctagtaattcctctaataattatggtaattcctacggAAATAAATTTTACAATAATAAGAGGAATacctctgattttgagaataatattaaataatttatcaacacacaaaaggttttcaacacttccatagaggAAAAGTTGAATCAGATTGATGATTtctctagaagtgttgatagaattgctcatgatgtggataatctcaagatgaaaatttttgtgcctaaagtatatgaatcaattaaagctctttatgtttctatggatgaaagtaagaaaagaaccgctatgcttagagctaaaagagaatttttagaaaaagcgttttctagtgatttctttcgcaaaagtgatgaagatcttaaaatgattggtgttcttctattgattccttgtttagtaaattaagattgatgaaaaagggacttgagaagagtcaactttaggtagaaggcctcccaatatttcggagggagaaaatcttgttgaaaaaaataataaaagtgggtttgaagtggtcaaga contains:
- the LOC109756092 gene encoding protein SYM1, with amino-acid sequence MAASVAFSPACRRLPCNPLSAYTAAPSLVRLAGSSRRLRRACASAEPAGELDGLVPAGLLEELPEGLAFQGAPGGSGGGGGHTMLDRGINAAIVLGAITFALTKLLTVDQEYWHGWTILEILRYMPQHNWSAYEEALKANPLLVKMMISGIVYSLGDWIAQCYEGKPIFEFDRARMFRSGLIGFTLQGSLSHYYYNLCESVFPCKDWWAVPVKAAFDQTAWSGLWNTIYFVALGFLRWESPSTIFSELKSTFFPMLTAGWKLWPFAHLITYGVVPVEHRLLWVDCVEIIWVTILSTYSNEKSEARILDDSSTTDTRDNSR